From Acidobacteriota bacterium, a single genomic window includes:
- a CDS encoding CBS domain-containing protein: MRLATTHLNADADGLAGMVALRRLYGPLELVLPGGVEPTARRIWEELSPGLPEIGPLPPILERLDREGADLLLVADTARAERLGPLGDRLGRVKKVRAFDTHGEAGADLPRARLPRAASCAAALALRLHRRGLVPPAAEATLFLLAIHVDSKGFTAPETTAADHRAAALCLRWGADPSAIPRLLPSGLDRRRLSLLEEMARSARIVETPAGPVALLTVERERFEPDLSTLLGQLRDAEGWPAAFLVASLGGRLYLMARSTGQVDVGAVLRSLGGGGHPSAAGATLRGMTLRDAREVLAEAIRAHLGRRPTAGELAVRPFVSLAADRSIGDAADLMDRHGLNALPLRAAGKREFVGVVTRQEVDAALRHGLAERPVSEIAARPPAWVAPEADLAQARRALSRGGRILLVGEPPDRAVGILTRTALLQAEAGPAPPGDHGARSRRSVLERTRRALGSAWGPVERVGAVAAELGFAAHLVGGTVRDLLLGRKVRDIDVVVEGDALRLAQVLAEREGGELRLHEPFGTARWTPPGGPPIDLATARAEYYERPGSLPSVHHAGLRRDLYRRDFTINAMAISIDPAEAGLLRDPFGGYEDLKRGLLRVLHGLSFQEDPTRAFRAARFAARLGFRLAPHTEGLLRGALRSGAFDRVSPSRLGREIDRILAEPEVSAALRLLREWDLIETIHPALRSDRGLLERATAVRNAWHELSGLWAGSGDAPPPPSEPLWIALAAAIPLREREAKLDLVPRGRERRRRWLEGPERAAAAIERVERAADRAEVAEALEGLDAAERTFALGTASGEHVRRRLRWWEREGRHIRPAIGGEDLIGMGIPPGPRLGRALRAAQRLAWNGASPEEQKAAARAYAESGTER, from the coding sequence ATGCGGCTCGCGACCACGCACCTCAACGCCGACGCCGACGGTCTGGCGGGGATGGTCGCGCTGCGGCGGCTCTACGGCCCGCTGGAGCTGGTCCTTCCGGGGGGCGTCGAGCCGACCGCGCGCCGCATCTGGGAGGAGCTCTCCCCGGGTCTTCCGGAGATCGGGCCGCTGCCCCCGATCCTCGAGCGACTGGACCGGGAGGGAGCCGATCTCCTCCTCGTCGCGGACACCGCCCGCGCGGAGAGGCTCGGCCCGCTCGGCGACCGCCTGGGGAGGGTGAAGAAGGTGCGGGCGTTCGACACCCACGGGGAGGCCGGGGCCGACCTTCCGCGCGCGCGGCTCCCGCGGGCGGCCTCCTGCGCCGCCGCGCTCGCTCTCCGCCTCCACCGGAGGGGACTCGTGCCCCCCGCCGCGGAGGCCACGCTCTTCCTGCTCGCGATCCACGTCGATTCGAAGGGGTTCACCGCTCCCGAGACCACGGCGGCCGACCACAGAGCGGCCGCGCTGTGCCTGCGCTGGGGCGCCGACCCCTCCGCGATTCCGCGCCTGCTGCCCTCGGGGCTCGACCGGCGCCGGCTGTCCCTGCTCGAGGAGATGGCCCGCTCGGCCCGGATCGTGGAGACCCCCGCCGGCCCCGTGGCCCTGTTGACCGTCGAGCGGGAGCGCTTCGAACCGGACCTCTCGACTCTGCTCGGCCAGCTGCGGGACGCCGAGGGGTGGCCCGCGGCCTTCCTCGTCGCTTCCCTCGGCGGTCGGCTCTACCTGATGGCTCGTTCGACCGGGCAAGTCGACGTGGGAGCCGTCCTCCGCTCCCTCGGCGGCGGTGGTCACCCCAGCGCGGCGGGGGCCACGCTCCGCGGGATGACGCTGCGGGATGCCCGGGAGGTGCTCGCGGAAGCAATCCGAGCGCACCTGGGACGGCGCCCCACGGCCGGAGAGCTCGCGGTGCGCCCCTTCGTCTCGCTCGCGGCCGACCGGTCGATCGGCGATGCGGCCGACCTGATGGACCGTCACGGTCTCAACGCGCTCCCTCTCCGAGCGGCCGGAAAGCGGGAGTTCGTCGGGGTGGTCACGCGCCAGGAGGTCGACGCCGCGCTCCGGCACGGCCTGGCGGAGCGACCGGTCTCCGAGATCGCGGCGCGGCCCCCTGCGTGGGTCGCCCCGGAGGCCGATCTGGCGCAAGCGAGGCGAGCGCTGTCCCGCGGGGGCCGGATCCTGCTCGTTGGCGAGCCGCCCGACCGGGCGGTGGGCATCCTCACTCGGACCGCCCTGCTCCAGGCCGAGGCCGGGCCGGCCCCGCCGGGCGATCACGGTGCCCGGTCGAGGAGGTCCGTACTCGAGCGGACCCGGCGGGCGCTCGGATCCGCCTGGGGGCCGGTCGAGCGCGTCGGGGCGGTGGCGGCCGAACTAGGCTTCGCCGCCCACCTCGTGGGCGGCACCGTCCGCGACCTGCTCTTGGGCCGCAAGGTGCGCGACATCGACGTCGTGGTGGAGGGAGACGCCCTTCGGCTCGCGCAGGTCCTCGCGGAGCGGGAAGGCGGGGAGCTGCGGCTGCACGAGCCGTTCGGCACCGCTCGCTGGACCCCTCCCGGCGGGCCGCCGATCGATCTGGCCACCGCACGGGCGGAGTACTACGAGCGGCCCGGCAGCTTGCCCAGCGTCCACCACGCCGGTCTCAGGCGCGATCTGTACCGGCGCGACTTCACCATCAACGCGATGGCGATCTCGATCGATCCCGCCGAGGCGGGTCTGCTGCGCGATCCCTTCGGAGGCTACGAGGACCTCAAGCGCGGACTGCTCCGCGTCCTCCACGGCCTGAGCTTCCAGGAGGACCCGACGCGCGCCTTCCGCGCCGCGCGCTTCGCCGCGCGGCTGGGTTTCCGCCTCGCCCCCCACACCGAGGGTCTGTTGCGGGGCGCGCTCCGGTCCGGGGCGTTCGATCGCGTCTCCCCCTCCCGTCTCGGGCGCGAGATCGATCGCATCCTGGCCGAGCCGGAGGTCTCGGCCGCGTTGCGGCTCCTCCGGGAGTGGGACCTGATCGAGACGATCCACCCGGCCCTCCGGTCCGACCGGGGGCTGCTGGAGCGGGCGACGGCCGTGCGGAACGCATGGCATGAACTCTCCGGCCTGTGGGCCGGAAGCGGGGACGCGCCGCCGCCGCCGTCCGAGCCTCTCTGGATCGCCCTCGCCGCGGCGATTCCCCTCCGGGAGCGCGAGGCGAAGCTCGACCTGGTGCCGCGCGGCCGGGAGCGCCGGCGGCGCTGGCTCGAGGGGCCGGAGAGGGCGGCGGCCGCTATCGAGCGGGTCGAGCGGGCCGCCGACAGGGCCGAGGTGGCGGAAGCTCTGGAGGGACTCGACGCGGCCGAGCGAACGTTCGCGCTCGGGACCGCCTCCGGCGAACACGTCCGGCGGCGGCTTCGCTGGTGGGAACGGGAGGGGCGGCACATCCGGCCGGCGATCGGCGGAGAGGATTTGATAGGTATGGGGATCCCCCCTGGCCCGCGCCTCGGCCGCGCCCTGCGCGCCGCGCAGAGACTGGCCTGGAACGGCGCCTCCCCGGAGGAGCAGAAAGCGGCGGCACGTGCCTACGCGGAGAGCGGAACGGAGCGCTAG
- a CDS encoding inositol monophosphatase has translation MSRPGAIDPETLMRTACEAVRAGGRALAPFASRSRDLEVEEKALHDLVTAADVASERAIVALIRERHPDHAVLGEEEARAGLDTDRPRWLVDPLDGTANFVHGYPVWGVSVACTVDGRVVAGAILDPNRGELFAAARGLGARLDGERLRTSGRSSLKGALIATGFPFRRLARLEPFLDTLRAVLPAAAGVRRAGAASIDLAWVAAGRCDGFWEEGLGPWDIAAGSLLVEEAGGVVTDFTGGDRFLETGAVVAGPPGVHRELRQIVERCQGAGA, from the coding sequence GTGAGCCGCCCCGGTGCCATCGACCCGGAGACCCTCATGCGAACGGCCTGCGAGGCGGTGCGCGCGGGAGGCCGGGCGCTCGCGCCCTTCGCGTCGCGTTCCCGGGACCTCGAGGTCGAGGAAAAGGCGCTCCACGACCTGGTCACGGCGGCGGACGTGGCGTCGGAGCGCGCCATCGTGGCCCTGATCCGCGAGCGCCATCCCGATCACGCGGTGCTCGGCGAGGAAGAGGCGCGCGCGGGGCTGGACACCGACCGGCCGCGGTGGCTCGTCGATCCGCTCGACGGCACCGCCAACTTCGTGCACGGCTACCCCGTGTGGGGCGTGTCGGTCGCCTGCACCGTCGACGGGCGCGTGGTGGCCGGAGCGATCCTGGATCCGAACCGCGGGGAGCTCTTCGCCGCGGCGCGCGGCCTGGGAGCCCGGCTCGACGGCGAACGGCTCCGGACGAGCGGCCGATCGTCGCTGAAAGGCGCCCTGATCGCGACCGGTTTTCCGTTCCGGCGGCTCGCGCGGCTCGAGCCGTTCCTCGACACGCTGAGGGCGGTGCTTCCGGCAGCCGCGGGGGTGCGCCGGGCCGGTGCGGCCTCGATCGACCTCGCCTGGGTGGCAGCAGGCCGGTGCGACGGGTTCTGGGAGGAAGGTCTCGGTCCGTGGGACATCGCCGCGGGCTCCCTGCTCGTGGAGGAAGCCGGCGGCGTCGTGACCGATTTCACCGGAGGCGACCGTTTCCTGGAGACGGGCGCCGTCGTGGCCGGCCCGCCCGGCGTCCACCGGGAGCTCCGGCAGATCGTCGAGCGCTGCCAGGGAGCCGGGGCATGA
- a CDS encoding DUF3810 family protein, protein MVFGDRSARLAGTPAVPVELAGPKGRRARSLLRRPLGESLIIRPGMRSRARLPRRIRAGLFAGVAGLLSFTAARLAPAATERLYAHGLYPALVGPLSRITSRVPFSLAEPVFVAIPLALIASAAVGYNRRRRGGTRAAALGEGALRLLGEAGWIWCAFLILWGFNYARPDPRELFGLGGTVGADRAPALIERVGAALDAARIASPEDGSGVVAFGRFEDVDRRVRDLQLEALAEQGWPAIGAPRAKRFLASPLLLRWGVSGVYGPFTAEVNVVDPAPPGQLPFVIAHERAHLAGFAWEEAASFVALLTLWRAPEPELRYAGWLAVWLELGRGPKGRTPGVRRDMRAMLDFFKKHRGREAPVVRRVYSAYLEAHGVRGGTRSYRRVADLALRYLDRHPWPFRAPGRSEPRGSAPSPAPGGP, encoded by the coding sequence ATGGTTTTCGGCGACCGCTCTGCTCGCCTTGCCGGGACTCCTGCTGTGCCGGTCGAGCTCGCTGGCCCGAAGGGTCGAAGAGCCCGTTCCCTTCTCCGGCGGCCCCTCGGGGAGAGCCTCATAATTCGGCCCGGCATGCGCTCCCGGGCCCGGTTGCCGCGCAGGATCCGCGCCGGCCTGTTCGCCGGAGTCGCGGGACTGCTCTCGTTCACCGCCGCCCGTCTCGCCCCGGCCGCGACGGAACGCCTCTACGCGCACGGCCTGTACCCGGCCCTCGTGGGTCCGCTCTCCCGGATCACCTCGCGCGTCCCGTTCTCCCTTGCCGAGCCCGTTTTCGTCGCGATCCCCCTGGCGCTGATCGCCTCGGCCGCCGTGGGCTACAACCGCCGCCGCCGGGGCGGGACGCGTGCGGCGGCGCTCGGGGAAGGGGCGCTGCGCCTTCTCGGGGAGGCGGGCTGGATCTGGTGCGCGTTCTTGATCCTCTGGGGGTTCAACTACGCGCGCCCCGATCCCCGGGAGCTGTTCGGCCTCGGCGGTACGGTGGGCGCGGACAGGGCGCCGGCGCTGATCGAGCGCGTCGGCGCGGCGCTCGACGCGGCGAGAATCGCCTCGCCGGAGGACGGCTCCGGGGTCGTCGCCTTCGGCCGATTCGAGGACGTGGACCGGAGGGTGCGCGACCTCCAGCTCGAGGCTCTCGCGGAGCAGGGATGGCCGGCGATCGGTGCCCCGCGGGCGAAGCGGTTCCTCGCCAGTCCCCTCTTGCTCCGGTGGGGAGTCTCCGGGGTTTACGGCCCGTTCACGGCCGAGGTGAACGTGGTCGATCCGGCACCTCCGGGACAGCTCCCCTTCGTGATCGCCCACGAGCGGGCCCACCTGGCCGGGTTCGCGTGGGAGGAGGCGGCGAGCTTCGTCGCGCTGCTCACCCTGTGGCGGGCCCCGGAGCCGGAGCTGCGGTACGCCGGCTGGCTCGCCGTGTGGCTGGAGCTGGGACGCGGTCCCAAGGGAAGGACTCCCGGCGTCCGCCGGGACATGCGCGCGATGCTCGATTTCTTCAAGAAGCACCGCGGAAGGGAGGCGCCGGTGGTTCGGCGGGTCTACAGCGCCTACCTGGAGGCTCACGGAGTGCGCGGCGGTACCCGCAGCTACCGGAGGGTCGCCGATCTGGCGCTCCGGTACCTCGACCGCCACCCGTGGCCCTTCCGCGCCCCTGGCCGGAGCGAGCCCCGGGGGAGTGCGCCGTCCCCGGCGCCGGGCGGTCCCTAG
- the tsaD gene encoding tRNA (adenosine(37)-N6)-threonylcarbamoyltransferase complex transferase subunit TsaD produces the protein MPVLGIETSCDETAAAVIDWSGTVRSSVVASQVVEHAPFGGVVPEIAARRHLENLDRVVEEALERAGIALRELEGIAVTRGPGLIGCLLVGVTFARTLGWALERPVVGVNHLEGHIASGWLTAPDLPFPALALVVSGGHTALWRVRGAGDYLQVARTRDDAAGEAFDKVAKMLGLRYPGGPELDALAESGDPHAFPFGALRLKGAPGFSFSGYKTAARQHMERAGLDPLQSPDDPPPAGVRDLAASFRHAVVREIVRVARKAIAEERPRSLVLAGGVAANRLLRREITSLADEFGLALAIPPLEYCGDNAAMIALAGLPRLRRGENDLETLDAAAHLPLGGPEAARTSRRHR, from the coding sequence ATGCCCGTGCTCGGGATCGAAACATCCTGCGACGAAACGGCCGCCGCGGTCATCGACTGGAGCGGAACGGTTCGGTCTTCGGTCGTGGCCTCCCAGGTCGTCGAACACGCCCCGTTCGGGGGGGTCGTTCCGGAGATCGCCGCCCGGCGGCATCTCGAGAACCTCGACCGCGTCGTCGAGGAGGCGCTCGAGCGCGCTGGGATCGCGTTGCGGGAGCTGGAGGGGATCGCGGTCACTCGCGGCCCCGGGCTGATCGGCTGTCTCCTCGTCGGGGTCACGTTCGCCCGCACCCTCGGATGGGCTTTGGAGCGTCCCGTGGTGGGGGTGAACCATCTCGAGGGGCACATCGCCTCGGGCTGGCTGACCGCGCCCGACCTCCCGTTTCCCGCCCTGGCGCTGGTGGTCTCGGGAGGGCACACGGCGCTGTGGCGGGTCCGCGGCGCGGGCGACTACCTTCAGGTCGCGCGCACCAGGGACGACGCCGCGGGCGAAGCCTTCGACAAGGTGGCCAAGATGCTCGGACTGCGCTATCCGGGTGGCCCGGAACTCGACGCCCTCGCCGAGAGCGGTGACCCGCACGCGTTCCCCTTCGGAGCGCTGCGGCTCAAGGGCGCGCCCGGCTTCTCCTTCTCGGGCTACAAGACGGCGGCGCGGCAGCACATGGAGCGAGCCGGACTCGACCCGCTGCAGTCGCCGGACGACCCGCCTCCGGCCGGGGTGCGCGACCTCGCCGCGTCGTTCAGGCACGCGGTGGTGCGGGAGATCGTGCGGGTGGCCCGGAAGGCGATCGCGGAAGAGCGCCCGCGTTCCCTCGTCCTGGCCGGCGGTGTCGCGGCGAACCGGCTCCTCAGGCGCGAGATCACATCTCTCGCCGACGAGTTCGGCCTGGCCCTCGCCATCCCCCCGCTCGAATACTGCGGCGACAATGCGGCGATGATCGCGCTCGCCGGACTTCCTCGCCTCCGCCGCGGCGAGAACGACCTCGAAACGCTCGACGCCGCGGCCCACCTCCCGCTCGGCGGGCCCGAAGCGGCCCGGACGTCGAGGAGGCACCGGTGA
- a CDS encoding rubrerythrin family protein yields MATGRGVRLSGPQRRAILAAQANEITECQIYRRLAARAADPGNRRVLERIAADEQRHHDTWRELTGVDLRPSRFRVALYVFLARFLGLTFALKLLERGESAATEAYRRLGPDIPQAVEMIAEENRHERELLDMLRESRLEYASSIVLGLNDALVELTGTLAGLSLAIGRPRLIALTGLVMGVAAALSMAASEFLSSREEADAGANKTPLLSALYTGAAYVATVALLTAPYFVFERTATALAAMLVAALAVIAGYTFYIATARGLSFVRRFSEMAAISLGVALISFGVGWLLRRVLGVEV; encoded by the coding sequence ATGGCGACCGGCAGGGGCGTCCGGCTGAGCGGGCCGCAGCGCCGCGCCATTCTGGCGGCGCAGGCCAACGAGATCACCGAGTGCCAGATCTACCGCCGCCTGGCGGCGCGGGCCGCCGACCCCGGCAACCGCAGGGTGCTGGAGCGGATCGCGGCCGACGAACAGCGGCATCACGACACCTGGCGCGAGCTCACCGGTGTCGATCTGCGCCCCTCACGGTTCCGTGTCGCGCTGTACGTGTTCCTCGCGCGGTTCTTGGGACTCACCTTCGCCCTCAAACTGCTCGAGCGAGGAGAGTCGGCCGCGACCGAGGCCTACCGGCGCCTGGGGCCCGACATCCCTCAGGCCGTGGAGATGATCGCCGAGGAGAACCGGCACGAGCGGGAGCTGCTCGACATGCTCCGGGAATCGCGGCTCGAGTACGCCAGTTCGATCGTTCTCGGGCTCAACGATGCGCTCGTGGAGCTGACGGGAACCCTCGCCGGGCTGTCGCTCGCCATCGGCCGGCCGCGGCTGATCGCTCTCACCGGCCTCGTCATGGGGGTGGCGGCGGCCCTGTCGATGGCCGCGTCCGAGTTCCTCTCCTCCCGCGAGGAAGCGGACGCGGGCGCGAACAAGACGCCCCTGCTCTCGGCGCTCTACACCGGCGCCGCCTACGTGGCGACGGTGGCGCTCCTCACGGCACCGTACTTCGTCTTCGAACGAACGGCGACGGCGCTGGCGGCGATGCTCGTCGCCGCGCTCGCGGTGATCGCCGGCTATACCTTCTACATCGCCACCGCGCGCGGCCTTTCGTTCGTGCGGCGGTTTTCCGAGATGGCCGCCATCTCGCTCGGCGTCGCGTTGATCAGCTTCGGCGTCGGCTGGCTGCTCCGCCGGGTGCTGGGGGTCGAGGTCTGA
- a CDS encoding glycosyltransferase family 4 protein, whose product MRIAVVSPLYEAVPPKAYGGTERIVSYLTEELVRKGHQVTLFASGDSQTRARLVSPCRRATRLDPMCQDPVALHVLMLEEVSRRASEFDVIHFNVDYLAFPWARRLATPSLSTLHGRLDIRELKPLFREFREHPVVSISNAQRRPLPFANWVGTVYHGLPPDLYRPSYEPGRHLAFVGRISPEKRPDRAIRIARRAGIPLLIAAKVDRADREYYEQKIRPLLREPGVEFVGELDDRGKQELLGGAAALLFPIDWPEPFGLLMIEAMACGTPVIAWPCGSVPEVLKDGVTGFVVSDEREAVRAVERIGSIDRRRCRAEFERRFTAERMARDYLHIYGRLAAARHPQVA is encoded by the coding sequence ATGAGGATCGCGGTGGTCTCGCCTCTGTACGAGGCGGTCCCCCCGAAGGCCTACGGCGGCACGGAGAGGATCGTCTCGTACCTCACTGAGGAGCTGGTCCGAAAGGGTCACCAGGTGACCCTGTTCGCGAGTGGCGATTCGCAGACGCGGGCCCGTCTCGTCTCGCCCTGCCGCCGCGCGACGAGACTCGACCCGATGTGCCAGGATCCCGTCGCGCTTCACGTCCTGATGCTCGAAGAAGTCTCGCGGCGGGCCTCGGAGTTCGACGTCATTCACTTCAACGTGGACTACCTGGCGTTCCCTTGGGCGAGGCGCCTCGCGACGCCCTCGCTGTCGACCCTGCACGGCCGCCTCGACATCCGGGAGCTGAAGCCGCTGTTCCGTGAATTCAGGGAGCATCCGGTGGTCTCCATCTCCAACGCCCAGCGGCGGCCTCTCCCGTTCGCCAACTGGGTGGGCACCGTGTATCACGGGCTTCCGCCCGATCTGTACCGGCCCTCCTACGAGCCCGGCCGGCACCTCGCCTTCGTCGGCCGGATCTCTCCGGAAAAGAGGCCGGACCGCGCGATCCGGATCGCGCGCCGCGCGGGGATCCCTCTCCTGATCGCCGCCAAGGTGGACCGCGCCGACCGGGAGTACTACGAGCAGAAGATCCGCCCACTGCTGCGCGAGCCCGGCGTCGAGTTCGTGGGCGAGCTCGACGACCGCGGGAAGCAGGAGCTTCTCGGCGGTGCCGCCGCCTTGCTCTTCCCGATCGACTGGCCCGAGCCTTTCGGCCTATTGATGATCGAGGCGATGGCCTGCGGCACGCCGGTCATCGCCTGGCCCTGCGGATCGGTGCCCGAGGTCCTGAAGGACGGCGTCACGGGATTCGTCGTGAGCGACGAGCGGGAGGCTGTGCGGGCCGTCGAACGGATCGGCTCGATCGACCGCCGGCGCTGCCGGGCCGAGTTCGAAAGACGCTTCACGGCCGAACGGATGGCGCGGGACTATCTTCACATCTACGGGAGGCTCGCGGCGGCGCGCCATCCCCAGGTCGCGTGA